From Micromonospora rifamycinica, a single genomic window includes:
- the pnuC gene encoding nicotinamide riboside transporter PnuC, translating into MTGPLGWLLDAQVHLLGAPVLVREIVGNGFGLASALLGLRRQVWAWPVGMIGNGLLFTVFLGGVFATPQAHDLYGQAGRQVFFFAVSVYGWWRWSRNRRQGGDAPAVTPRWATGRERLGLLLAAAVGTALGYPLLAALGSWGPLPDAWILTGSLLATYGMARGWVEFWLVWIAVDAVGVPLLLRGGFYPSAVMYLVYGALCVWGFAAWWRSSRTVRAATTPIPSTYSEVVA; encoded by the coding sequence GTGACCGGGCCGCTCGGCTGGCTGCTCGACGCCCAGGTGCACCTGCTCGGCGCCCCGGTGCTGGTCCGGGAGATCGTCGGCAACGGCTTCGGGCTGGCCTCGGCGCTGCTCGGGCTGCGACGGCAGGTCTGGGCCTGGCCGGTCGGCATGATCGGCAACGGGTTGCTGTTCACCGTCTTCCTCGGCGGGGTGTTCGCCACCCCGCAGGCACACGACCTCTACGGCCAGGCCGGCCGGCAGGTCTTCTTCTTCGCGGTCAGCGTCTACGGGTGGTGGCGGTGGTCACGCAACCGCCGCCAGGGCGGGGACGCGCCGGCGGTCACCCCCCGCTGGGCGACCGGTCGGGAACGGCTGGGCCTGCTGCTCGCCGCCGCCGTCGGCACCGCGCTGGGCTATCCGCTGCTCGCCGCGCTCGGCTCGTGGGGGCCGCTGCCGGACGCCTGGATCCTCACCGGCAGTCTGCTGGCGACCTACGGCATGGCCCGGGGCTGGGTGGAGTTCTGGCTGGTCTGGATCGCCGTGGACGCGGTGGGCGTACCGCTGCTGCTGCGCGGCGGCTTCTATCCCTCGGCGGTCATGTACCTGGTCTACGGTGCCCTCTGCGTCTGGGGTTTCGCCGCCTGGTGGCGCAGCTCCCGGACCGTCCGCGCGGCGACGACACCGATCCCGTCCACCTACTCGGAGGTCGTGGCATGA
- a CDS encoding bifunctional 3,4-dihydroxy-2-butanone-4-phosphate synthase/GTP cyclohydrolase II translates to MSSQAVTFARIEEAVAEIAAGRPVVVVDDEDRENEGDLIFAAELATPELLAFMVRWTSGYVCVPLTEAECDRLDLPPMHHTNQDRRGTAYTVTVDAREGVSTGISAADRAHTIRLLADPGTDPTDLARPGHVVPLRARSGGVLRRPGHTEAAVDLTRLAGLRPAGVLCELVNDDGTMMRLPDLEKFCAEHALTLVTIADLVAYRRRHEKQVEQVAEARMPTPYGVFRALGYRAEHDPAEHVALVIGDLGDGHDVLVRVHSECLTGDVFGSLRCDCGPQLQASLARVAREGRGVVLYVRGHEGRGIGLLHKLQAYQLQDQGRDTVDANLDLGLPADARDYGTGAQILYDLGVRSMRLLTNNPAKRAGLEGYGLTVTGREGLPVRPHPENVRYLRTKRDRMGHLLDELDEVTEAPTGVPVPGDEIGV, encoded by the coding sequence ATGAGCAGCCAGGCGGTCACCTTCGCCCGGATCGAGGAGGCGGTGGCGGAGATCGCCGCCGGCCGTCCCGTGGTGGTGGTCGACGACGAGGACCGGGAGAACGAGGGCGACCTGATCTTCGCCGCCGAGCTGGCCACCCCGGAACTGCTCGCCTTCATGGTCCGCTGGACCTCCGGGTACGTCTGCGTCCCGCTGACCGAGGCGGAGTGCGACCGGCTGGACCTGCCGCCGATGCACCACACCAACCAGGACCGGCGCGGCACCGCGTACACGGTGACCGTGGACGCCCGGGAGGGGGTCAGCACCGGGATCTCCGCCGCGGACCGGGCGCACACCATCCGGCTGCTCGCCGACCCCGGCACCGACCCGACGGACCTGGCCCGCCCGGGCCACGTGGTGCCGCTGCGCGCCCGTTCCGGCGGGGTGCTGCGCCGACCGGGACACACCGAGGCGGCGGTCGACCTGACCCGGCTGGCCGGGCTGCGCCCCGCCGGGGTGCTCTGCGAGCTGGTCAACGACGACGGCACCATGATGCGCCTGCCGGACCTGGAGAAGTTCTGCGCCGAGCACGCGCTCACCCTGGTCACCATCGCCGACCTGGTGGCCTACCGGCGGCGGCACGAGAAGCAGGTGGAGCAGGTGGCCGAGGCGCGGATGCCCACCCCGTACGGGGTGTTCCGGGCGCTGGGCTACCGGGCCGAGCACGACCCGGCCGAGCACGTCGCGCTGGTCATCGGTGACCTGGGCGACGGTCACGACGTGCTGGTCCGGGTGCACTCCGAGTGCCTCACCGGGGACGTCTTCGGCTCGCTGCGCTGCGACTGCGGGCCGCAGCTGCAGGCGTCGCTGGCCCGGGTCGCCCGGGAGGGGCGGGGCGTGGTGCTCTACGTGCGCGGGCACGAGGGGCGGGGGATCGGCCTGCTGCACAAGCTTCAGGCGTACCAGCTCCAGGACCAGGGCCGCGACACCGTGGACGCGAACCTCGACCTGGGGTTGCCGGCCGACGCCCGGGACTACGGCACCGGCGCGCAGATCCTCTACGACCTGGGCGTGCGGTCGATGCGGCTGCTCACCAACAACCCGGCCAAGCGGGCCGGGCTGGAGGGGTACGGGCTGACCGTCACCGGCCGGGAGGGGCTGCCGGTCCGGCCGCACCCGGAGAACGTCCGCTACCTGCGGACCAAGCGGGACCGGATGGGCCACCTGTTGGACGAGCTGGACGAGGTGACCGAGGCCCCGACGGGTGTCCCGGTCCCCGGCGACGAGATCGGAGTATGA
- the ribH gene encoding 6,7-dimethyl-8-ribityllumazine synthase, translated as MAGFGEPGATPVEAAGLTVGVVAARWHGDLTDHMLDRAVAAAQACGARAVTARVAGSVELPVVAQALARRCDVVVALGVVVRGTTAHFDYVCRSVTDGLTRIALDEGKPVAHGVLTVDTLDQARDRAGLPGSAEDKGWAATVAALDAALALRSVAVGNAQPVGFAG; from the coding sequence ATGGCGGGTTTCGGTGAACCCGGAGCGACCCCGGTGGAGGCCGCCGGGCTGACCGTCGGCGTGGTGGCCGCGCGCTGGCACGGCGACCTGACCGACCACATGCTCGACCGGGCCGTCGCCGCCGCGCAGGCGTGCGGGGCGCGGGCGGTGACCGCCCGGGTGGCCGGCTCGGTGGAGCTGCCGGTGGTGGCCCAGGCGCTGGCCCGGCGCTGCGACGTGGTGGTGGCGCTGGGTGTGGTGGTCCGGGGGACGACCGCCCACTTCGACTACGTCTGCCGGTCGGTGACCGACGGGCTGACCAGGATCGCCCTGGACGAGGGCAAGCCGGTGGCGCACGGGGTGCTGACGGTGGACACCCTGGACCAGGCGCGGGACCGGGCCGGGCTGCCCGGCTCCGCCGAGGACAAGGGCTGGGCGGCGACCGTGGCGGCGCTGGACGCCGCGCTGGCGCTCCGGTCCGTGGCCGTGGGCAACGCCCAGCCGGTCGGCTTCGCCGGCTGA
- a CDS encoding amino acid ABC transporter ATP-binding protein, with translation MAVLTCRGLRKEFGGQVVLDGLDLTVDEHQVVALIGASGSGKSTLLRCVNLLEELDDGTIELDGEEISDPRVDPDRVRRRIGMVFQSYNLFPHLSVVENVTLAPRRVHRRGQAEAEAQARELLDRVGLGAKADAYPDRLSGGQQQRVAIVRALANSPRLMLLDEVTSALDPELVGEVLAMIRDLKADGMTMVLATHEMGFARDVADQVCFLDAGRVVEAGPPARVLGEPTQPRTRQFLRRIIEAGRL, from the coding sequence ATGGCCGTACTGACCTGTCGGGGGCTGCGCAAGGAGTTCGGCGGGCAGGTGGTGCTCGACGGCCTCGACCTGACCGTGGACGAGCACCAGGTGGTGGCGCTGATCGGGGCGTCCGGCTCGGGCAAGTCGACGTTGCTGCGCTGCGTCAACCTGCTCGAGGAGCTGGACGACGGGACCATCGAGCTGGACGGCGAGGAGATCTCCGATCCCCGGGTCGACCCCGACCGGGTGCGTCGGCGCATCGGCATGGTCTTCCAGTCGTACAACCTGTTTCCGCACCTGAGCGTGGTGGAGAACGTCACCCTCGCCCCGCGCCGGGTGCACCGGCGGGGGCAGGCCGAGGCCGAGGCGCAGGCCCGGGAGCTGCTCGACCGGGTGGGGTTGGGCGCGAAGGCGGACGCCTACCCCGACCGGCTCTCCGGCGGCCAGCAGCAGCGGGTGGCGATCGTCCGGGCGCTGGCCAACTCCCCCCGCCTGATGCTGCTGGACGAGGTCACCTCGGCGCTCGACCCGGAGCTGGTCGGCGAGGTGCTGGCGATGATCCGCGACCTGAAGGCCGACGGGATGACGATGGTGCTGGCCACCCACGAGATGGGGTTCGCCCGGGACGTCGCCGACCAGGTCTGCTTCCTCGACGCCGGCCGGGTGGTCGAGGCCGGGCCGCCCGCCCGGGTCCTCGGCGAGCCGACCCAGCCACGGACCCGGCAGTTCCTCAGGCGGATCATCGAGGCCGGCCGGCTCTGA
- a CDS encoding amino acid ABC transporter permease, with amino-acid sequence MSHPPPRPPDTPTPHRRHVPSAAQRRRAAYRRRQTTRSVLVAAASTAVLGTLLVVAVTGAPGWDRVRRSFLDPAIARDALPEVLAGLWLNVRLLVCCAVGALLLGLLIALLRTLRGPVFFPVRALSAGYTYTFRGLPLIIVLYVLTLGVPGLRLQGMPPVLVLGGLALVLTYGGYLAEVFRAGIESVHPSQLAAARSLGLTYRQTMRHVVLPQAVRRVAPPLLNDVVAMQKDVGLVSLAGPIDAVRAAQIATAQSFNYTPYILAGVLFVLLAIPLIAVTDWVTLRSARRQSGG; translated from the coding sequence GTGAGCCACCCGCCGCCCCGCCCACCCGACACCCCGACGCCGCACCGGCGGCACGTCCCCTCGGCGGCCCAGCGGCGACGGGCCGCGTACCGGCGGCGGCAGACGACCCGCAGCGTGCTGGTCGCCGCCGCCTCCACGGCGGTGCTCGGCACGCTGCTGGTCGTCGCGGTCACCGGGGCACCCGGCTGGGACCGGGTCCGCCGGTCGTTCCTCGATCCGGCGATCGCCCGGGACGCGCTGCCCGAGGTGCTCGCCGGGCTGTGGCTCAACGTCCGGCTGCTGGTCTGCTGCGCGGTCGGGGCGCTGTTGCTCGGTCTGCTGATCGCGCTGCTGCGCACCCTGCGCGGGCCGGTCTTCTTCCCGGTCCGGGCGCTCTCGGCGGGCTACACGTACACCTTCCGGGGCCTGCCGCTGATCATCGTGCTGTACGTGCTCACCCTCGGCGTGCCCGGACTACGGTTGCAGGGCATGCCGCCGGTGCTGGTGCTCGGCGGGCTGGCGCTGGTGCTCACCTACGGCGGTTACCTGGCGGAGGTGTTCCGGGCCGGCATCGAATCGGTCCACCCGAGCCAGCTCGCGGCGGCCCGCTCGCTGGGGCTGACCTACCGGCAGACCATGCGGCACGTGGTGCTGCCGCAGGCCGTCCGGCGGGTCGCGCCGCCGCTGCTCAACGACGTGGTGGCGATGCAGAAGGATGTCGGGCTGGTCTCCCTGGCCGGACCGATCGACGCGGTCCGGGCGGCCCAGATCGCCACCGCGCAGAGCTTCAACTACACCCCGTACATCCTCGCCGGGGTGCTGTTCGTGCTGCTCGCCATCCCGCTGATCGCGGTCACCGACTGGGTGACCCTGCGCTCGGCCCGACGCCAGTCCGGAGGCTGA
- a CDS encoding ABC transporter substrate-binding protein, producing MVSSSSRTPTAAVAAALLAAVAGCAPQENVPTPDAAPTTPSCTKEGLKTRTPGKLTVATDEPAYAPWFKDNKPDSGEGFEAAVAYAVAEKLGYARADVTWTRVKFDAAIAPGPKNFDFDVNQFSITEERKQAVDFSPPYYLVRQTVIALKSSKIVGKKSVADLKDAKLGAQVGTTSYQAITDLIKPKAKPQVYNSNDDAKKALQNGQLDGLVVDLPTAFYITGSEITDATVVGQLPQVGAPEAFGLLLDKDSPLTSCVSRTIGELAEAGTLKQLEQKWLAQVAGATELQ from the coding sequence ATGGTCAGCAGCAGCTCACGTACCCCTACCGCCGCCGTCGCCGCCGCGCTCCTGGCCGCCGTGGCCGGATGCGCGCCCCAGGAGAACGTCCCCACCCCCGACGCCGCCCCCACCACGCCCTCCTGCACCAAGGAGGGCCTGAAGACCCGGACGCCGGGCAAGCTCACCGTCGCCACCGACGAACCCGCGTACGCGCCGTGGTTCAAGGACAACAAGCCGGACAGCGGCGAGGGCTTCGAGGCCGCCGTCGCGTACGCGGTAGCCGAGAAGCTCGGGTACGCCCGCGCGGACGTCACCTGGACCCGGGTGAAGTTCGACGCCGCGATCGCCCCCGGCCCGAAGAACTTCGACTTCGACGTCAACCAGTTCTCCATCACCGAGGAGCGCAAGCAGGCGGTCGACTTCTCCCCGCCGTACTACCTGGTCCGGCAGACGGTCATCGCGCTCAAGTCGTCGAAGATCGTCGGCAAGAAGTCGGTGGCCGACCTCAAGGACGCCAAGCTCGGCGCCCAGGTCGGCACGACCAGCTACCAGGCGATCACCGACCTGATCAAGCCGAAGGCGAAGCCCCAGGTCTACAACAGCAACGACGACGCCAAGAAGGCCCTGCAGAACGGTCAGCTCGACGGCCTGGTGGTCGACCTGCCCACCGCGTTCTACATCACCGGCTCGGAGATCACCGACGCCACCGTGGTCGGGCAGCTGCCGCAGGTCGGCGCGCCGGAGGCGTTCGGCCTGCTGCTGGACAAGGACTCCCCGCTCACCTCCTGCGTCAGCCGGACGATCGGGGAACTCGCCGAGGCCGGCACCCTCAAGCAGCTGGAGCAGAAGTGGCTCGCCCAGGTGGCAGGGGCGACCGAACTCCAGTGA
- a CDS encoding phosphoribosyl-ATP diphosphatase has protein sequence MKTFEELFAELQAKAAAGTPGSGTVDALAKGVHFVGKKVVEEAAESWMAAEHEGPERTAEEISQLLYQVQVLMLASGLELKDVYRHL, from the coding sequence GTGAAGACGTTCGAGGAGTTGTTCGCCGAGCTCCAGGCCAAGGCCGCCGCCGGCACGCCGGGCTCGGGCACGGTCGACGCCCTGGCCAAGGGGGTGCACTTCGTCGGCAAGAAGGTCGTCGAGGAGGCGGCCGAGTCGTGGATGGCCGCCGAGCACGAGGGGCCGGAGCGCACCGCCGAGGAGATCTCCCAGCTGCTCTACCAGGTGCAGGTGCTCATGCTGGCCAGTGGCCTGGAGTTGAAGGACGTCTACCGACATCTGTGA
- the hisG gene encoding ATP phosphoribosyltransferase, giving the protein MLRVAVPNKGALAEKAAQMLREAGYRQRTDPKDLVCPDGANDIEFFYLRPKDIATYVGSGDLDVGITGRDLLIDSGAPAEEVVDLAFGRATFRFAARPEDVGDVQELGGHRIATAYPGLVERYLAELGVKADVIRLDGAVENAIRLGVADVVADVVETGATLRQAGLVVFGDPLLRSSAVLVRRAAAPAHPQAEQLLRRLHGVLVARRYVMLAYDVPAGLLDRASALTPGIESPTVSPLHREGWVAVQAMVLRDDVHRIMDELYELGARAILVTNIHACRL; this is encoded by the coding sequence ATGCTGCGTGTCGCCGTACCCAACAAGGGCGCCCTGGCCGAGAAGGCCGCCCAGATGCTGCGCGAGGCGGGCTACCGCCAGCGCACCGACCCCAAGGACCTGGTCTGCCCGGACGGGGCCAACGACATCGAGTTCTTCTACCTGCGGCCCAAGGACATCGCCACCTACGTCGGCTCGGGTGACCTGGACGTCGGGATCACCGGTCGGGACCTGCTGATCGACTCGGGCGCACCCGCCGAGGAGGTGGTCGACCTGGCGTTCGGCCGGGCCACCTTCCGGTTCGCCGCCCGCCCCGAGGACGTCGGCGACGTCCAGGAGCTGGGCGGGCACCGGATCGCCACCGCGTATCCGGGGCTGGTCGAGCGCTATCTGGCCGAGCTCGGCGTCAAGGCCGACGTGATCCGGCTCGACGGCGCGGTGGAGAACGCCATCCGGCTCGGGGTAGCCGACGTCGTCGCCGACGTGGTGGAGACCGGCGCGACGCTGCGCCAGGCCGGCCTGGTCGTCTTCGGCGACCCGCTGCTGCGCTCCTCGGCGGTGCTGGTCCGTCGGGCCGCCGCACCGGCCCACCCGCAGGCGGAGCAGTTGCTGCGCCGGCTGCACGGGGTGCTGGTGGCCCGCCGGTACGTGATGCTCGCCTACGACGTGCCGGCCGGGCTGCTCGACCGGGCCAGCGCGCTCACCCCGGGCATCGAGTCGCCGACGGTCTCCCCGCTGCACCGGGAGGGTTGGGTCGCCGTGCAGGCGATGGTCCTCCGCGACGACGTGCACCGGATCATGGACGAGCTGTACGAGCTGGGCGCCCGCGCCATCCTGGTCACCAACATCCACGCCTGTCGACTCTGA
- a CDS encoding PH domain-containing protein: MSDTELIRLKPRRIRVVCWASAVALLVVFSLVATSLTGATGEGYGTFQRGDQFAMVGLGVLGALGILLFTRPRVEADARGVRVRNVLGSYELPWEVVRGVRFDRGAPWASLELHDDDLLPMVALQAADKETAVDGVRALRRLHQAHLSRLGGASTHP, translated from the coding sequence GTGAGCGACACCGAGTTGATCCGCCTCAAGCCGCGTCGCATCCGGGTCGTCTGCTGGGCCTCGGCGGTCGCCCTGCTGGTGGTCTTCAGCCTGGTGGCGACCTCGTTGACCGGGGCGACCGGTGAGGGCTACGGCACGTTCCAGCGTGGCGACCAGTTCGCCATGGTCGGCCTCGGGGTGCTCGGCGCGCTGGGCATCCTGCTGTTCACCCGGCCCCGGGTCGAGGCGGACGCCCGTGGGGTCCGGGTGCGTAACGTGCTCGGCTCGTACGAGCTGCCCTGGGAGGTGGTCCGGGGGGTGCGTTTCGACCGGGGCGCACCCTGGGCCAGCCTGGAGCTGCACGACGACGACCTGCTGCCGATGGTGGCCCTCCAGGCGGCCGACAAGGAGACCGCGGTCGACGGGGTGCGGGCGCTGCGCCGGCTGCACCAGGCGCACCTGTCCCGGCTCGGCGGCGCGTCGACCCACCCGTGA
- the infC gene encoding translation initiation factor IF-3, with amino-acid sequence MNDQIRAREVRLVGPEGEQVGIVPLERALQLAADVDLDLVEVAPMARPPVCKLMDFGKFKYESALKAREARRNQQQTVIKEMKLRPKIDPHDYETKKGHVVRFLKAGDKVKVTIMFRGREQSRPELGYRLLRRLESEITDLGYVEAAPKQDGRNMIMVFAPHRAVKASAVAATASRTGPRDRTTDESATPAQGEAPVAGETAAAGETGPTADPSGQ; translated from the coding sequence GTGAACGATCAGATCCGGGCACGTGAGGTCCGACTGGTCGGCCCTGAGGGTGAGCAGGTGGGCATCGTCCCGCTGGAGCGCGCCCTGCAGCTGGCCGCGGACGTCGACCTGGACCTGGTCGAGGTTGCGCCGATGGCGCGCCCGCCGGTGTGCAAGCTCATGGACTTCGGCAAGTTCAAGTACGAGAGCGCACTCAAGGCGCGCGAAGCGCGGCGTAACCAGCAGCAGACCGTCATCAAGGAGATGAAGCTCCGGCCGAAGATCGACCCGCACGACTACGAGACCAAGAAGGGTCACGTGGTGCGGTTCCTCAAGGCGGGCGACAAGGTCAAGGTGACGATCATGTTCCGCGGTCGCGAGCAGAGCCGCCCGGAGCTGGGTTACCGGCTCCTGCGTCGGCTCGAGTCCGAGATCACGGACCTGGGATACGTCGAGGCCGCTCCGAAGCAGGACGGTCGAAACATGATCATGGTTTTCGCTCCGCACCGGGCCGTCAAGGCCTCCGCGGTCGCCGCCACGGCGTCCCGCACCGGTCCCCGGGACCGGACCACGGACGAGTCCGCGACGCCGGCACAGGGCGAGGCCCCGGTGGCCGGCGAGACCGCAGCAGCCGGCGAGACCGGCCCGACCGCTGACCCCAGCGGCCAGTAA
- the rpmI gene encoding 50S ribosomal protein L35 encodes MPKMKSHTGMGKRVKVTGKGKIVAQQAGLRHNLEKKPSTQTRRLTGTVELAKADVKRIKKLLGR; translated from the coding sequence ATGCCGAAGATGAAGAGCCACACGGGTATGGGCAAGCGGGTCAAGGTGACCGGCAAGGGCAAGATCGTCGCCCAGCAGGCCGGCCTTCGCCACAACCTGGAGAAGAAGCCCTCCACCCAGACCCGGCGGCTGACCGGCACGGTCGAGCTGGCCAAGGCTGACGTCAAGCGAATCAAGAAGCTGCTCGGCCGCTGA
- the rplT gene encoding 50S ribosomal protein L20 produces MARVKRAVNAQKKRRTLLETASGYRGQRSRLYRKAKEQVLHSMQYAYRDRRDRKGDFRQLWIQRINAGARANGMTYNRLIQGLRLAGIEVDRKILADLAVHDAAAFAAIVELARAAVTAEGTGGAAAQAA; encoded by the coding sequence ATGGCACGCGTCAAGCGGGCTGTGAACGCCCAGAAGAAGCGTCGTACCCTGCTGGAGACCGCGAGTGGTTACCGCGGTCAGCGCTCCCGGCTGTACCGCAAGGCCAAGGAGCAGGTGCTGCACTCGATGCAGTACGCCTACCGGGACCGTCGTGACCGCAAGGGCGACTTCCGGCAGCTCTGGATCCAGCGCATCAACGCTGGCGCCCGGGCCAACGGCATGACCTACAACCGGCTCATCCAGGGTCTGCGGCTGGCCGGCATCGAGGTCGACCGCAAGATCCTGGCCGACCTGGCCGTCCACGACGCCGCGGCGTTCGCCGCGATCGTCGAGCTGGCCCGCGCCGCCGTGACGGCCGAGGGCACCGGTGGCGCCGCGGCTCAGGCCGCCTGA
- a CDS encoding TrmH family RNA methyltransferase yields the protein MQSPARGRRLDAVAGPFTPRTPRVVAARRLHRRRDRDATGRFLAEGPQAVREALDGTGTVVELFGTPAALDRHAELAARAARADLPVSEVTDEALAALTETVAPQGLVAVCRHLDVPLATALARGPRLVAVLAGIRDPGNAGTVLRTADAAGAGAVVFAGDTVDPYNGKCVRASAGSLFHVDVVRSPELPATVDALRAAGLSVFATTGYGDSDLDDLADHGRLAAPTAWLFGSEAHGLPAELTAVADARVRVPLHGRAESLNLAAAAAVCLYASARALR from the coding sequence ATGCAGTCACCAGCGCGCGGGAGACGCCTCGACGCCGTCGCCGGCCCGTTCACCCCGCGGACCCCGAGGGTGGTCGCCGCCCGGCGGCTGCACCGTCGGCGGGACCGGGACGCCACCGGCCGGTTCCTGGCCGAGGGGCCGCAGGCGGTCCGCGAGGCGCTCGACGGCACCGGCACGGTGGTGGAGCTGTTCGGCACCCCGGCCGCGCTGGACCGGCACGCCGAGCTGGCGGCCCGGGCCGCCCGGGCCGACCTGCCGGTCTCCGAGGTCACCGACGAGGCCCTGGCCGCGCTGACCGAGACCGTCGCCCCGCAGGGGCTGGTCGCCGTCTGCCGGCACCTCGACGTACCGCTGGCGACCGCCCTGGCACGCGGACCCCGCCTGGTCGCGGTGCTCGCCGGGATCCGTGACCCGGGCAACGCCGGCACCGTGCTGCGGACCGCCGACGCGGCCGGCGCGGGCGCGGTGGTCTTCGCCGGGGACACCGTCGACCCGTACAACGGCAAGTGCGTGCGGGCCTCGGCCGGCAGCCTCTTCCACGTCGACGTGGTGCGCTCCCCGGAGCTGCCCGCGACGGTCGACGCGCTGCGCGCCGCCGGGCTCTCGGTCTTCGCCACCACCGGGTACGGCGACAGCGACCTGGACGACCTCGCCGACCACGGCCGGCTCGCCGCGCCCACCGCCTGGCTGTTCGGCTCGGAGGCGCACGGCCTGCCCGCGGAGCTGACCGCCGTCGCCGACGCCCGGGTCCGGGTGCCGCTGCACGGGCGGGCCGAGAGCCTGAACCTTGCTGCGGCGGCCGCGGTCTGCCTGTACGCTTCAGCGCGAGCGCTGCGCTGA